The proteins below come from a single Chelmon rostratus isolate fCheRos1 chromosome 10, fCheRos1.pri, whole genome shotgun sequence genomic window:
- the LOC121612188 gene encoding amphoterin-induced protein 3 — MTCGLYSGPLLLLLCLLHVSEETCPSMCLCISDTVSCSSSGLSKLPQSLPSFSVTLDLSHNHLSWLGPVSFNKMPRLENLRMAHNQLSSLAHGVFRNASGLRLLDLSSNKLQVVEQHYFQGLWRLEELLLFNNKITQVESGTLSGLSSLKKAYFSLNQITHFPFFSIQDHSHPFLTMLDLSSNRMTRLPWEDVKALPGLVQRGLYLHNNSLICDCSMYSVFWHWNLRGYDSLKDFTDEHTCSIYGDPRASIRFLRHNRFFQNCTVEKAVSQPVTVLLSNVLVSEGERVRLDCQTSLSGTDLSFTWLSPSKGYITQTSINDTLISLFANGTLEIQAAKVNDSGLYVCTALDIKQALNATREVNVTVLLPAAESFNTGYTTLLGCVVTMVIILMYLYLTPCRCSCCKQPKPPVIPIATYDPSTLTSVFSPSTRDQHKLQANKHVAFMEPMISEEGTEWTPES; from the coding sequence ATGACCTGTGGACTGTATTCAGgccctctcctgctgctgctctgtctcctccacGTCTCTGAGGAGACCTGTCCCTCCATGTGCCTCTGTATATCGGACACAGTGAGCTGTAGCTCCAGCGGTCTGTCCAAGCTACCTCAGTCCCTGCCCTCCTTCTCCGTCACCCTTGACCTCAGCCACAACCACCTGTCCTGGCTGGGTCCGGTCAGTTTCAACAAGATGCCCAGACTGGAAAATCTCCGCATGGCCCACAACCAGCTCAGCTCCCTGGCTCATGGTGTGTTTCGCAACGCCTCCGGCCTCAGGCTCCTTGACTTGTCCTCCAACAAGCTCCAAGTGGTGGAGCAACACTACTTCCAGGGGCTGTGGAGGCTGGAAGAACTCCTTCTCTTCAATAACAAGATCACACAGGTGGAGTCTGGCACACTGAGCGGCCTGAGCAGCTTAAAAAAGGCCTACTTCAGCCTCAACCAGATCACGCACTTCCCATTCTTCTCCATCCAAGACCATAGTCATCCTTTCCTGACCATGCTGGACCTCTCGTCCAACCGCATGACTCGTCTGCCGTGGGAGGATGTGAAAGCTTTGCCCGGGCTGGTGCAGCGGGGGCTCTACCTCCACAACAACTCTCTAATCTGTGACTGCTCGATGTACAGTGTGTTCTGGCATTGGAATCTGAGGGGTTATGACTCACTGAAGGACTTCACGGATGAGCACACCTGCAGCATCTACGGGGACCCGCGAGCATCCATCCGGTTCCTGCGACACAACCGCTTCTTCCAAAACTGCACGGTGGAAAAAGCCGTCTCGCAGCCGGTGACCGTGCTCCTCTCCAATGTGCTGgtttcagagggagaaagagtgcGTCTAGACTGCCAAACGTCCCTGAGTGGCACAGACCTCTCATTTACATGGCTCTCCCCCAGCAAGGGGTACATCACCCAGACCAGCATAAATGACACACTAATTAGCCTGTTTGCTAATGGTACCTTGGAGATCCAAGCAGCCAAGGTCAATGACTCAGGTCTGTACGTGTGCACAGCTCTGGATATTAAACAGGCACTGAATGCAACGCGTGAGGTGAATGTGACggtgctgctgcctgcagcagaGTCATTCAACACTGGCTACACAACGCTGCTGGGCTGTGTGGTGACGATGGTCATCATCCTCATGTACCTCTACCTGACTCCATgtcgctgcagctgctgtaaacagcCCAAACCTCCAGTCATCCCCATCGCCACCTACGACCCCAGCACCCTCACTTCTGTTTTCTCCCCCTCCACACGGGACCAGCACAAACTCCAAGCCAACAAGCACGTAGCGTTCATGGAGCCTATGATAAGTGAAGAGGGAACAGAATGGACACCTGAAAGTTGA